From the Exiguobacterium aurantiacum genome, one window contains:
- the ahpC gene encoding alkyl hydroperoxide reductase subunit C codes for MSLIGKEILPFKAQAFQTGEFLEVSDNDFKGQWSVVCFYPADFTFVCPTELEDLQNEYATLKNLGVEVYSVSTDTHFTHKAWHETSEKIGKIEYIMIGDPSHTISRNFDVLNEEDGLADRGTFIIDPDGVIQTVEINAGGIGRDASTLVNKVKAAQYVRNNPGEVCPAKWEEGSATLRPSLDLVGKL; via the coding sequence ATGTCATTAATCGGCAAAGAAATCTTACCTTTCAAAGCACAAGCATTCCAAACAGGTGAATTCCTCGAAGTATCAGACAACGACTTCAAAGGTCAATGGAGCGTCGTTTGCTTCTACCCAGCTGACTTCACATTCGTCTGCCCGACTGAACTTGAAGATCTTCAAAACGAATACGCGACACTTAAAAACCTCGGCGTCGAAGTCTACTCAGTATCGACTGACACACACTTCACGCACAAAGCATGGCACGAAACGTCTGAGAAAATCGGCAAAATCGAGTACATCATGATTGGTGACCCATCACACACAATCTCACGTAACTTCGACGTCTTGAACGAAGAAGATGGCCTTGCTGATCGCGGTACGTTCATCATCGATCCAGACGGCGTCATCCAAACAGTCGAAATCAACGCAGGCGGCATCGGCCGTGACGCGAGCACACTCGTTAACAAAGTCAAAGCGGCACAATACGTCCGCAACAACCCAGGCGAAGTTTGCCCGGCGAAATGGGAAGAAGGTTCTGCAACACTTCGCCCGAGCCTCGACCTCGTCGGCAAGTTGTAA
- the ahpF gene encoding alkyl hydroperoxide reductase subunit F, with protein sequence MLEADIKQQLDQYLQLMEGDVVLRVSAGDDAVSKEMLDLVNELASMSSRISVEHVTLVRTPSFSVDRPSEETGIVFAGIPLGHEFTSLVLALLQVSGRAPKVDADAIKQIQNIQGTYHFESYISLSCHNCPDVVQALNVMSVLNPNISHTMIDGGAFKAEVEAKEIMAVPTVFLNGEAFGNGRMSLEEILAKLGTGPNASAFENKDPYDVLVIGGGPAGASAAVYAARKGIRTGIVAERFGGQVMDTMGIENFIGTSYTEGPKLVASLEEHVKEYGIDVMNLQRAKRLEKKDLVEVELENGAVLKSKSVILSTGARWRNVNVPGEAEFKNKGVAYCPHCDGPLFEGKRVAVIGGGNSGIEAAIDLAGIVKHVTVLEFAAELKADQVLQDRLHSLPNVTVVTNAQTTEITGTDKVNGISYLSRETNETHHVELEGVFVQIGLVPNTDWLDSVERNNFGEIVVDRHGATNVPGVFAAGDCTNSAYKQIIISMGSGATAALGAFDYMIRN encoded by the coding sequence ATGTTAGAAGCAGATATTAAACAACAGTTGGACCAATATCTCCAGCTCATGGAGGGCGATGTCGTCCTCCGTGTGAGCGCTGGAGACGACGCGGTCTCTAAAGAGATGCTCGACCTCGTGAACGAACTCGCGAGTATGTCGTCACGCATCTCGGTCGAGCACGTCACGCTCGTTCGCACACCGAGCTTCAGCGTGGACCGTCCGTCTGAAGAGACAGGGATCGTCTTCGCAGGGATCCCGCTCGGTCACGAGTTCACGTCACTCGTCCTCGCGTTGCTCCAAGTGAGCGGCCGGGCACCGAAAGTCGACGCGGATGCGATCAAACAGATTCAAAACATTCAAGGCACGTACCACTTCGAATCGTATATCAGCCTCAGCTGCCATAACTGCCCGGACGTCGTCCAGGCACTCAACGTCATGAGCGTCCTCAACCCGAACATCTCACACACGATGATCGACGGTGGCGCGTTCAAGGCAGAAGTGGAAGCGAAAGAAATCATGGCTGTCCCGACCGTCTTCTTGAACGGTGAGGCGTTCGGCAACGGACGCATGTCACTTGAAGAGATTTTGGCGAAACTCGGAACTGGTCCTAACGCTTCAGCGTTTGAAAACAAAGACCCGTATGACGTTCTTGTCATCGGTGGCGGCCCGGCCGGTGCGAGCGCAGCGGTTTACGCGGCTCGTAAAGGCATCCGGACCGGTATCGTCGCGGAACGCTTTGGTGGTCAAGTGATGGACACGATGGGGATTGAGAACTTCATCGGCACATCTTACACGGAAGGCCCGAAACTCGTCGCGAGCTTGGAAGAGCACGTGAAAGAGTACGGCATCGACGTCATGAACCTCCAGCGCGCGAAGCGCCTCGAGAAGAAAGACCTCGTCGAAGTCGAACTTGAGAACGGTGCCGTCTTGAAGAGTAAGAGTGTCATCCTGTCGACTGGTGCACGTTGGCGCAACGTCAACGTCCCAGGTGAGGCCGAGTTCAAAAACAAAGGTGTCGCCTACTGCCCGCACTGTGATGGCCCTCTCTTCGAAGGTAAGCGCGTCGCGGTCATCGGTGGCGGTAACTCTGGGATTGAAGCAGCGATCGACCTCGCTGGGATCGTCAAACACGTGACCGTGCTCGAGTTCGCTGCTGAACTCAAAGCTGACCAAGTGCTTCAAGACCGTCTCCACAGCCTCCCGAACGTGACCGTCGTCACGAACGCTCAGACGACAGAAATCACGGGTACGGACAAAGTGAACGGCATCTCGTACTTGTCGCGTGAGACGAACGAGACGCATCACGTCGAACTCGAAGGCGTCTTCGTCCAAATCGGACTCGTCCCGAACACGGACTGGCTCGACTCGGTCGAACGCAACAACTTCGGTGAAATCGTCGTCGACCGTCATGGCGCGACGAACGTCCCAGGTGTGTTCGCAGCAGGCGACTGCACGAACAGTGCCTACAAACAGATCATCATCTCGATGGGATCTGGTGCGACTGCCGCACTCGGTGCTTTCGATTATATGATTCGCAACTAA
- a CDS encoding aldo/keto reductase encodes MNIPTIKLHDGYEIPAIGLGTVYLRGEPGVDAITSAIRNGYRLIDSAIRYDNEGAVGEAVRQSGIPREQLFLTSKLRAQYFDYDDALEMIRESLYRANLDYWDLFLLHWPNPKQDKYVEAWRALIQAKENGWIRSIGVSNFMPEHLDRLIEETGETPVINQIEMHPYFSQVEQREADKERGIITEAWSPLSRARTVTHDETIAELARQKGKTVSQVILRWHVQVGVIPLPRSSSELHQKENLDVFNFELTEDEMATLNALTKPDGRIDNQDPREYEEY; translated from the coding sequence ATGAACATCCCAACCATCAAACTACATGACGGCTACGAGATTCCCGCCATCGGTCTCGGCACCGTCTATTTACGAGGTGAACCGGGCGTCGACGCCATCACGAGCGCCATCCGCAATGGCTATCGTCTCATCGACTCGGCGATTCGCTATGACAATGAAGGTGCCGTCGGGGAAGCCGTCCGCCAATCCGGTATCCCGCGCGAGCAGCTGTTCTTGACGTCGAAGCTTCGCGCCCAATACTTCGACTACGACGATGCGCTCGAGATGATTCGTGAGTCGCTCTACCGGGCGAACCTCGACTATTGGGACTTGTTCCTACTGCACTGGCCGAACCCGAAACAAGACAAATATGTCGAGGCTTGGCGCGCCCTCATCCAAGCGAAAGAGAACGGATGGATTCGCTCCATCGGCGTTTCGAACTTTATGCCCGAGCACCTCGACCGTTTGATTGAGGAGACGGGTGAGACACCGGTCATCAACCAAATCGAGATGCACCCCTACTTCTCACAAGTCGAGCAACGAGAGGCCGACAAAGAGCGAGGCATCATCACCGAGGCATGGAGTCCGTTGAGCCGAGCTCGCACGGTCACCCATGATGAGACAATTGCCGAGCTAGCGCGACAAAAAGGCAAGACCGTGTCCCAAGTCATTCTGCGTTGGCACGTCCAGGTCGGTGTCATCCCGCTCCCGCGTTCGTCGAGCGAGTTGCACCAAAAAGAGAATCTCGACGTCTTCAACTTCGAATTGACCGAAGACGAGATGGCGACGCTCAACGCACTGACGAAGCCGGACGGACGCATCGATAATCAAGACCCGAGAGAGTACGAGGAATACTAA
- a CDS encoding MetQ/NlpA family ABC transporter substrate-binding protein, translating into MKKLMALFASLTLVLAACGNDTETNTTEAPSNEPQTLKVASLIPPMTDMLEIAKEQLAEDNIELEIVVLGDNVQPNTALEAKEVDANFFQHVPYMEEFNRSNDANLVPIEPIYFANYGVYSKEYDNMDDIPEGATIAIANDVSNIDRSLSLLAQHDVIELGEKNGSYYTQADITENPKNLKFEEVDLLMLARAYDDVDAVLMTPAYAAPLGLTPKSDALLTEGVENDFAITLVAREDNKDEEAIQKLGEALTSDEVRAFLEENYEETAIPAF; encoded by the coding sequence ATGAAAAAATTAATGGCGCTCTTCGCCTCACTCACACTCGTCCTCGCGGCATGCGGGAACGATACCGAAACGAATACGACGGAAGCCCCGTCAAACGAGCCGCAGACGCTCAAAGTCGCATCGCTCATCCCGCCGATGACGGATATGCTTGAAATCGCGAAAGAGCAACTCGCAGAAGACAACATCGAGCTCGAAATCGTCGTCCTCGGTGACAACGTCCAACCGAACACGGCGCTCGAAGCGAAAGAAGTCGACGCGAACTTCTTCCAACACGTCCCGTACATGGAAGAGTTCAACCGCAGCAATGACGCCAACCTCGTTCCGATCGAACCGATTTACTTCGCCAACTACGGTGTTTACTCGAAAGAGTATGACAACATGGATGATATCCCGGAAGGCGCGACGATCGCCATCGCCAATGACGTGTCGAACATCGACCGCTCGCTCTCATTGCTCGCCCAACACGATGTGATCGAGCTCGGTGAGAAAAATGGTTCGTATTACACGCAAGCCGATATCACGGAAAACCCGAAGAACCTCAAGTTCGAGGAAGTCGATTTGCTCATGCTCGCGCGTGCGTATGACGACGTCGATGCGGTCCTCATGACGCCGGCCTATGCGGCGCCACTCGGCTTGACGCCGAAGAGCGATGCCCTCTTGACGGAAGGTGTCGAGAACGACTTCGCCATCACGCTCGTGGCCCGTGAAGACAATAAAGATGAAGAAGCCATCCAGAAACTCGGCGAAGCACTCACAAGTGACGAAGTCCGTGCGTTCTTGGAAGAGAATTACGAAGAAACGGCGATTCCGGCGTTTTAA
- a CDS encoding methionine ABC transporter permease codes for MPEVLLQYQTEIWRSIGETFIMVGVSILAAVLLGLPLGTWLYLSRKGQLLENRAVFSVLNLIVNIVRSFPFLLLVVFLIPFTRLIIGTAIGTAAATVPLAIIAIAHYSRLVEQSLLDVPRGVVEAAVSMGASIKDVIFKFLYVEARSGLVLGLTTSIISFISYSTIMGVVGGGGIGDFAIRYGYQQFKTELMMYMILIMLVFVQMIQFTGTTVARLIDKR; via the coding sequence ATGCCTGAGGTGCTTCTGCAATATCAGACCGAGATTTGGCGTTCGATCGGGGAGACGTTCATCATGGTCGGCGTTTCGATTCTCGCGGCCGTCCTCCTTGGTTTGCCGCTCGGGACGTGGCTCTACTTGTCACGAAAAGGGCAGTTGCTCGAAAATCGGGCCGTCTTCTCCGTGCTCAACTTGATCGTCAATATCGTCCGCTCGTTCCCGTTCCTATTACTCGTCGTGTTTTTGATTCCATTTACGCGGCTCATCATCGGAACGGCCATTGGGACGGCGGCGGCAACCGTGCCGCTCGCCATCATCGCCATCGCCCATTACTCGCGACTCGTCGAGCAGTCACTGCTTGACGTACCGCGCGGCGTCGTCGAGGCGGCCGTGTCGATGGGGGCGTCCATCAAAGACGTCATCTTCAAGTTCCTATACGTCGAGGCCCGTTCCGGTCTCGTCCTCGGGCTGACGACGTCGATCATCAGCTTCATCTCGTACTCGACCATCATGGGGGTGGTCGGGGGCGGTGGCATCGGTGACTTTGCCATCCGCTACGGCTATCAACAGTTTAAGACGGAGCTGATGATGTACATGATTTTGATCATGCTCGTCTTCGTCCAGATGATCCAGTTCACCGGTACGACGGTGGCCCGACTCATCGACAAACGCTAA
- a CDS encoding methionine ABC transporter ATP-binding protein yields MITLTNVSKQFGRDAAVRDVSLQIERGEVYGIIGASGAGKSTLLRLMNLLETPDTGKVTVDGDELTSLSSRQLRENRHVIGMIFQQFNLVANKSVYDNVAASLKLAGRPRSTHEARVLECLRFVGLESFKDKYPAQLSGGQKQRVAIARALANEPHVLLCDEPTSSLDPNTTAEVLGVLKSINERLGVTIVIVTHEMDVIKQVCDRVTVMTDGSVYETIDVIPSGVADIDDNPSWFVNQLKKAGEPHA; encoded by the coding sequence ATGATCACGTTAACGAATGTCAGCAAACAGTTCGGCCGCGACGCAGCGGTCCGTGACGTCTCGCTTCAGATCGAGCGGGGCGAGGTCTACGGCATCATCGGCGCGAGCGGGGCCGGCAAGTCGACGTTGCTGCGCTTGATGAATCTGCTCGAGACACCGGATACAGGAAAAGTCACCGTCGATGGCGACGAGTTGACGAGCCTGTCGAGTCGACAGTTGCGCGAGAACCGGCACGTCATCGGTATGATTTTCCAACAGTTTAATCTTGTCGCGAACAAGAGCGTCTATGACAACGTGGCCGCCTCGCTGAAACTGGCCGGCCGACCGCGCTCGACGCATGAGGCCCGGGTGCTCGAGTGCTTGCGTTTCGTCGGGCTCGAGTCGTTCAAAGACAAATACCCGGCGCAGCTCAGCGGTGGTCAAAAGCAACGCGTCGCCATCGCCCGCGCGCTCGCGAACGAACCGCACGTCTTGTTATGTGATGAGCCGACGTCGTCGCTCGACCCGAACACGACGGCCGAAGTGCTCGGCGTGTTGAAGTCGATTAACGAGCGGCTCGGCGTCACCATCGTCATCGTGACGCATGAGATGGACGTCATCAAACAAGTGTGCGACCGCGTGACCGTCATGACGGACGGTTCGGTGTATGAGACGATTGATGTCATTCCGAGCGGGGTCGCAGACATCGACGACAATCCGTCCTGGTTCGTCAATCAACTGAAGAAGGCGGGTGAACCACATGCCTGA
- a CDS encoding MarR family winged helix-turn-helix transcriptional regulator, giving the protein MTPTESTTRLLDLLSERHDQIRRISELAWNEQHDIYISNSEWYVLARIYQTKPTIAEVTRNVHISRQAIHKLIKNLKAKELVTVTDHPTSRKDKCIELTELGVRCYEQNETLKAELEQKIADSLGDDAFRQLKMLLKTDWNL; this is encoded by the coding sequence TTGACTCCAACAGAATCGACAACACGACTCCTCGATCTCCTCAGCGAGCGTCACGACCAAATCCGTCGCATCAGCGAACTGGCTTGGAACGAGCAACACGATATCTACATCTCTAACTCCGAATGGTACGTGCTCGCCCGGATTTATCAAACGAAACCGACCATTGCTGAAGTGACGCGCAACGTCCACATCTCCCGTCAAGCGATCCATAAGCTCATCAAGAACTTGAAAGCGAAAGAACTCGTCACGGTGACCGATCACCCGACGAGTCGAAAAGACAAATGTATCGAGCTGACCGAGCTCGGCGTCCGTTGCTACGAACAGAACGAGACACTGAAAGCCGAACTCGAACAAAAAATAGCCGATTCACTCGGTGACGACGCGTTCCGACAACTGAAAATGTTGTTGAAAACCGACTGGAATCTGTGA
- a CDS encoding CarD family transcriptional regulator: MIDLFKTGDLIIYSTHGVCRIDDISDMTVAGETKSYYTLHPINNAQKLQISIPVDSDKVMMLTLLEAKEAKEILESFRSPGVEWNPHPNNRNREFLNVVHSGNRHEIAQVINTLARRQSEALLLNKKLYEQDRKILENAKTILVKELSLALELSEEIIDQQIATYLSEEPVATT; this comes from the coding sequence GTGATCGATTTGTTCAAAACTGGTGATTTAATCATCTATTCGACCCACGGAGTTTGCCGCATTGACGACATTTCCGACATGACGGTCGCGGGTGAGACGAAGTCGTACTACACGCTCCATCCCATCAACAACGCACAGAAGTTGCAAATCAGTATCCCCGTCGATAGTGACAAAGTGATGATGTTGACGCTCCTTGAAGCGAAAGAAGCAAAAGAGATCCTCGAATCGTTCCGCTCGCCGGGTGTCGAATGGAATCCCCATCCGAACAACCGCAATCGCGAATTCTTGAACGTCGTGCACTCGGGTAACCGTCACGAGATCGCTCAAGTCATCAACACGCTTGCTCGCCGCCAAAGCGAAGCTCTCTTGTTGAACAAAAAGTTATATGAACAGGACCGTAAGATTCTAGAGAACGCTAAAACGATCCTCGTGAAAGAACTTTCGCTCGCGCTTGAATTATCGGAAGAAATCATCGATCAACAAATTGCTACTTATTTGAGCGAAGAACCTGTCGCCACTACTTGA
- the mqo gene encoding malate dehydrogenase (quinone): MSSVQKRTDVILIGAGIMSATLGSLFKELVPEWEVKVFEKLESAGEESSNEWNNAGTGHAALCELNYTTEKPDGTLDISKAINVNEQFQISRQFWAHLVNKGLIQNPEAFIRSIPHMSMVQGETDVRFLKKRLEALTNNPLFEGMVLSDDPEQLRDWMPIVMEGRSVDEPIAATKIDSGTDVNFGALTRMLFDHLTDQGVEVNYQHSVEDVKRLANGLWEVKVKDIQANTIETHTAPFLFIGGGGGSLPLLQKTGIPESKHIGGFPVSGLFLVCKNRDVIEQHNAKVYGKAKVGAPPMSVPHLDTRFIEGRKELLFGPFAGFTPKFLKTGSNLDLIQSVKPYNVVTMLAAGAKEMPLTKYLIEQVLLSHDKRMDELREFIPTAKNEDWEIVVAGQRVQVIKDTPDGKGTLQFGTEVVSAEDGSVAALLGASPGASTAVHVMLKVLEQCFPNRMPEWERKIKEMVPSYGVSLSDHPELFKTIHESTAMALGLKEKGVVHN; encoded by the coding sequence ATGAGCAGTGTTCAAAAGAGAACAGACGTCATTTTGATTGGTGCAGGCATCATGAGTGCGACGCTCGGGTCGCTCTTTAAAGAGCTCGTACCAGAGTGGGAAGTCAAAGTGTTTGAGAAGCTCGAAAGTGCAGGGGAAGAGAGTTCGAATGAATGGAACAACGCCGGGACGGGACATGCCGCGCTCTGTGAGTTGAACTATACGACCGAGAAGCCGGATGGCACGCTCGATATCTCGAAAGCGATCAACGTCAATGAGCAGTTCCAAATCTCACGTCAGTTTTGGGCGCATCTCGTCAACAAAGGCTTGATTCAAAACCCGGAAGCGTTCATCCGTTCGATTCCACATATGAGTATGGTCCAAGGCGAGACCGATGTCCGCTTCCTGAAGAAACGTTTGGAAGCGCTAACAAATAATCCGTTGTTTGAAGGCATGGTCTTATCAGATGACCCGGAACAGCTCCGTGACTGGATGCCGATCGTCATGGAAGGTCGTTCCGTCGATGAGCCGATCGCGGCGACGAAAATCGACTCAGGTACCGACGTCAACTTCGGCGCGCTCACGCGGATGCTGTTTGATCATTTGACCGACCAAGGTGTTGAGGTCAATTACCAGCATAGCGTCGAGGACGTCAAACGGTTGGCGAACGGGCTGTGGGAAGTGAAGGTAAAGGATATTCAGGCGAACACAATCGAGACGCACACGGCGCCGTTCCTGTTTATCGGCGGCGGTGGCGGTAGCCTGCCACTCCTTCAGAAGACAGGCATCCCGGAATCGAAGCATATCGGCGGATTCCCGGTGAGCGGTCTGTTCCTCGTCTGTAAGAACCGTGACGTCATCGAACAACACAACGCGAAAGTATACGGCAAAGCGAAAGTCGGCGCACCGCCGATGTCGGTGCCGCACCTCGACACGCGCTTCATCGAAGGGCGCAAAGAGTTGTTGTTCGGACCGTTCGCCGGCTTTACGCCGAAGTTCTTGAAGACAGGCTCGAACCTCGACCTCATCCAATCGGTCAAACCGTACAACGTCGTGACGATGCTCGCGGCCGGGGCGAAAGAGATGCCGCTCACGAAATATTTGATTGAGCAGGTGCTCTTGTCGCATGACAAACGAATGGACGAGCTCCGTGAATTCATTCCGACCGCGAAGAACGAGGATTGGGAAATCGTCGTCGCCGGACAACGGGTCCAAGTCATCAAAGACACACCGGACGGCAAAGGGACGCTTCAGTTCGGAACGGAAGTCGTCAGTGCGGAAGACGGATCGGTCGCAGCACTTCTCGGTGCGTCACCAGGAGCGTCGACGGCAGTACACGTCATGTTAAAAGTGCTCGAACAGTGTTTCCCGAACCGGATGCCGGAATGGGAACGGAAAATCAAAGAGATGGTGCCGTCTTATGGCGTCTCGCTCTCCGATCACCCGGAACTGTTTAAGACGATTCACGAATCGACAGCGATGGCGCTCGGCTTGAAAGAGAAAGGCGTCGTCCACAATTGA
- a CDS encoding (deoxy)nucleoside triphosphate pyrophosphohydrolase: MKKKVKVVAAVIENENQEILCALRSTNMLIPNMWEFPGGKVEDGENLQEALEREISEELDCEITAHEVINEHVHEYETFIIQLISLRAELKSGTPVATEHDALIWLKRDNLHSLVWAPADIPAVNDIINQTTKAENV, translated from the coding sequence ATGAAAAAGAAAGTAAAAGTAGTTGCAGCAGTGATTGAAAATGAAAATCAAGAAATTCTCTGTGCCCTTCGCTCAACAAATATGTTGATTCCAAATATGTGGGAGTTTCCTGGTGGAAAAGTTGAAGACGGTGAAAATTTACAAGAAGCACTTGAACGTGAGATTTCTGAAGAGTTGGATTGTGAAATCACTGCGCACGAAGTGATTAATGAACATGTACATGAATATGAGACGTTCATCATTCAATTGATTTCATTACGCGCCGAGTTGAAATCTGGGACACCTGTTGCGACAGAACACGATGCATTGATTTGGTTAAAACGCGATAACTTACATTCCCTCGTGTGGGCCCCAGCAGATATTCCTGCTGTCAACGATATCATCAATCAAACGACAAAAGCCGAGAACGTGTAA